The window CGACTCTCATTTAAATCCACGACTGTAACCACCTTTAACTTATAAGGATTAAAGTACTTAAGCATTAATTAAGGCCCTTAGGTAGCTTAGGTACTTGGGCAACACTTCATCACCAGGCTCAAGTTCAGGATGCCACTTCTTCTCCCATTCAACTGATAAGTAGCCGTTGAAGCCTATTCCCCTTAAATAATCAATAACCCTCCTTATTGGCACTAGTCCAGCCGAGTCATCAGGCGTAGTGTATCTAATTTTACCGTTCACTAGTTTAAAGTTCTTAACGTGAACATGCTTAACCCTATCTTTAACCAGCTCGAGAACATTATCAAGGTTCTCTCCAGCAGCAACCACATTTGCGAAGTCAAGTAGGATCCCTATCCTCCCATCAAGGCCATTAAGGAGTTTCCTCAGGTTTACAGCCTTAACCCAGTCATCATGGGTCTCCATCATTATCACTACACCATTATCCTCAGCGAAGTCAGCAACCCTATTAAGTGAGGTAATTATCCTCTCAGCAGCCTTATCAACATCATCAATAACCCTACCCCCATAAACCCTAACACCAGGAGCCTCTAATTCTCGGGCAATTAATATGAGTGTTCTTAAGGTTTCCTCATTCCTAGCCCTCTCCTGATCATTGGGCATTGCGAAGGAGGCGTAGCCAGCTAGGTTACTTAACCTAACCCCCGAGGATTTAATTAACTCAAGTTCCTGCCTAGGTACTGGGTACATAGGCTTCAGGTGTTGTCCATCATCAGCAACCCTTAACTCAAGTCCATCAAACCCAAACCTCCTAGTCCTCTCAAGAACCTCACTTAACGTTAACTCAGGGTAGGCTAAACTAGTGAAGGCTAGTTTCATATTATGTACACCTGATTAAGCGGCAGCTTAATGGCTTGCCCAGTGTTTGATGATAAGTATATTGCCTTAATTATCTCAAGGCTCCTCATACCCTCATAGCCATTTATCGGGAAGTCCCTGTCCTCACGTAGCGCGTTAAGGAAATCCCTCAGGAGGGTTTTATGGAGGTTCTCAGTCTGGGTTAACGTATCCCTCTTAGCCTCAGGGTTAATTCTCTGAACCCCACCCTGGTTTGTTGCTAATAATGTGATTAACCTATCGTTAATCTCCAATTGTCCCTCAGTCCCATACACTCTTATTATCCTGAACTGGAAGTTACTCGGCTGCGTTGACACTGACGCTGCCAATGAACCTAAGGCGCCGTTCCTGTACCTTAATGCTGCAACAGCCGTATCCTCCACTGTTATTGATGGGTGTGAGGCGTTTACGTAGAAGCCGACAACATCACTCACGTCACCGCCAAACCAGTACATTAAGTCCACAGTGTGTATGCCTTGATTAGTTAAGGCCCCTCCACCCTCTGTTTCCCACATGCCCCTCCAACTCCTGGCTAATTCATCCCTATTGTAGTAGTTCTTCTCATCCCTCCACCACATCATTTTAGCCTCAACCAGGAACACTTTACCTAATCCTCCACTACTGATTATTGACTTAGCCTTGGCAATATCAGGGGCGTACCTTTCCTGGAAGATTACACCGAGTTTAACGTGGTTTCTCTCAGCCTTCATAACCATTTCCCTAGCCCCAGCCAGCGTGACGGCCATAGGCTTCTCAACTATTACATGCTTATGATACTCCATTGCGTACATGGCTTGAGGGGCATGTAAGTATGATGGGGTGGCTATGGTGATTACATCAACATCAGGGTCCTTCACCAAGTCATCCAATGTGTAGTATGCTTTAGCCCCAAGTTGCTTACCAAGTTCATCGGCCCTAGCCTTAATTTGATCAACAACCGCAGTTAACTTAATCCACCCAGTCTCCTGCTCCAACTCCTTAATGGCTCTTGCGTGAACAACCCCAATAGCCCCCAGTCCAACAACACCAACACCCACTTTACCGGGCATACTAATGATTAGCTTATTCGCTTTAAAGCATTATTCAGTAGATAAAAGTTCACCTAATTCTAATACCTAGCGTTTGTAGCATAGTATTGGTGAAAAGTCGTTAGATTATATTTATTAAAGCGGGACTGTTATGATTTAAACTGAGGTAGCATGTTTAAAATCGGTGTAATATCTGATGAGGTTTCCCAAGACCTTGAACACGCTCTTAAGGTTATTTCGGAACTAGGGGCAACCCACGTTGAGATTAGGGATCTTTGGGGACGGAATGTTTCTCAATTATCCGACTCGGAGATTACTGAGGTACGTAACCTAGCTAGGAAGTACGGCTTAGAGGTATCTAACTTGGATTCATTCATATTTAAAATATACATTAATGATTCTGAATCCCATAAGAAGCACATTAACGTTTTAAGGAGGGTTATTGAACTATCTAAGAGACTTGACTTAAAGTACACTAGGATATTCACGTTCTGGTGGCAGGGGGAATTAGGCAACTACTTGAATCAATTAATTGAACTTTTCCAACCAGCAGTGGAGCTGGCGGAGAGGGAGGGTGTTTACCTTGTTGTTGAAAATGAGTACAGTTGCATAGTAGGAACAGGTAAGGAGGCCTATGAATTCATTAATAGGCTTGGAAGTAGGTACGTAAGGGTGCTTTGGGATCCAGGTAACGCTTTCTTCGCAAGGGAAACCCCATACCCACATGGGTATAGTGCCGTGAAGGACTTAGTAATGCACATTCATGTTAAGGATGCTGCAGTGGAGAATGGGCACTACGCCTGGAAGCCAATAGGGGGTGGTATGATTGATTACCGTGGCCAATTCAAGGCACTTCTCGATAACGGGTATGATGGTGTTATCTCCCTAGAAACACACTACGTGCCACCCAGTGGCAGTAAGGAGGAGGGGACCAGGGAGTCGTTTAACGGTATTGTTAAAATACTGAGAGAACTTGGAGTCGCCGAGAAGGTACTTAACTTTAGGAGGTAATGAATGAAGAGGGTAAGTGTTTTTAAATCAAATTCCCTCCTAGCTTACTGTGCTCAGTATGTTTCTTAGGTTCTTTATACTTACCTTAACCGTCTCAATGGGTGGCTTGTATGGGTATTCTTCATTCTCAATTATAAGCCACTCAGTGCCCCCATACTTCCTTAATGCACTTAGGATTTCTGGCCAGTTTAATTCACCTTCACCAACAGCCACATTATACCCCTTAGCCTTCGAGTAATCCTTAACGTGGACGCTCACTATCCTACCACTATACCTCTTAATCAACTCAACGATATCACTATTACTTAACCCAGCCCTATATGCGTGGCCTATATCAATTTGGGCAATAACACTGTTATCAGTGTTACTGAAGACTAGGTGGAATGGTAGTTCACCCTCAATTGGTTGGAATTCAAGCCAGTGATTATGGTAACCAGTCCTCATACCGTAGGACTTCAAAATCCTTGATAAGTCATTAAGCATGCTGGCGAACTTCAACCAACCAGCCCTACCCCTCCTCCACTCCTCAGGTATACCGGGTATTATTAGGTTCCTATTCCAGAGTAACCTATTGTACTCAATAGTCCTATTAAGCTCATCACCAATGAAACTATTAACGCCTAGGTGAGCCCCAGCAACCTCTAAGCCAACCTTATCTAGGAATTCCCTCCACTCCAAGGCAGACTTACTGTAGAAGCCGGCGAACTCAACACCATCGAAGCCAGCCTCAGCAACAGCCTTAACTGTGCCGAATGGGTCCTTAGGCATATCATCCCTAAGTGAGTATAATTGAAGCGCAATCCTTAAACCAGCCACATTCACCACCCCATGGAGTCAAGTATTGACTGAGGAATACTAATCCTCTCCTCCCTACCACTCTCAGCAGACTTGTAAATAGCCTCAATTATAGCCACATCCAGTAACCCCTGCTCACCAGTACAGGCTGGGTAAGGAGCCTTCGAGGCACCCTTAGTTATAGCATCAATGAATGCCCTATCCTCCTGCGCATAAGCTGACTGCTGTTGCCCTATTAATGGTGTTGATGTTATGAACTCCTCATCAATACTATGAATGTAGCTTAACGACCCACCCTCATAATGTATGCCTCCCTCAGTACCTATTATTGCTACTTCATGCCTATCCTCCTTAATGTAGGTTGCCCAAGTAGCCTCAATGTACATTGTTAAGTCACCCTCAAACTTAACGAGACCCATGGCGAAGTCCTCAACATCCATTGGTGCAGTGTAGGCGAATTGAGAAGTCATTGGTACTGGGTAATTCATCCTCATGTACGCCTTATCAGGGAAGGCTGAGTAAACCTTACCAACCACTGAAACTGGCTTAGGGAAGTTGGTCATGAACATTGTTGCATCAATAGTGTGCACCCCAATATCCCACATGGGTCCACCACCGGAGTACTTCCTCTGGAGGAATGTTACAGTGGATGGTATACCCCTCCTCCTAAGGTGAAGAGCCCTAATGTGGTATATTTTACCAAGCCTACCGTTAGTAATGAACTTCCTACCCACTTGAACACTCCTCTCAAACCTCATGTGGTGCCCAACCATGAGTACCCTCTGTCTCCTCCTAGCAGTCTCAACCATCCTAACAGCCTCATCAAGGCTTATTGCCATTGGCTTCTCAGTCAACACGTGAGCCCCATTCTCAAGGGCATCAATGGCTACTGGAGCATGTAGTGCATTTGGTGTTGCTATAACGACAGCATCCAAAGCCTCCTTAGCAAGCATCTCCTTATAGTCCGTGTAGAAGTTAAGCTTAAACTTCTCAAGGAATTCAGCAACACGAGCCTTATCCACATCAGCACACGCAGCCAATTTAACATTAGGTATTTGAGCCAGGTTAGGCGCGTGAGCGCCCTGAACAATACCACCACAACCCACGAAACCAACCCTCACAACCTGAGGCGCAACAGACCCGGATGACATATTTATCTGAGGCTTGAACTGGGATGCTGCTTATTAAGTATTACCTCTTATTCTTTAAGGGTAAGGTATCATTATTAAATCATTAAGCGTAAACTTATAATGCAGGTAACTTTTATAAATTAGCTTAGTTAACCTCTTCAAGATTAGTATGGAATATGTTAACTTAGGTAATACTGGTTTGAAAATATCAAGAATATGCCTTGGTGCCATGCAGTTCGGTAATACGGCACCATGGATGGTTGAACTTGAGGATGCTAGGAAGATTTGGAAGAAGGCTTGGGACCTTGGCATCAACTGTATTGACACGGCTAACGTCTACTCTAGGGGTAGGAGTGAGGAGATTGTTGGTGAGTTGGTTAAGGGTATGAGGGAGGATGTTGTTATAGCGACTAAGGTTTTTGGGCAGATGGGTAATGGTCCTAATGATAGGGGTTTGTCTAGGAAGCATGTTATGAGGCAGATTAGTGATTCTCTTAGGAGGCTTGGTACTGATTATGTTGACTTGTATCAGATTCATAGGTGGGATTATGAGACGCCAATTGAGGAGACACTATCCACACTAACAGACCTAGTACACCAAGGAAAAGTAAGATACATTGGAGCATCAAGCATGTGGACATGGCAATTCGCGAAAGCCATATACACAGCCGAAATGAAGGGTTACGAGAAGTTCGTAAGCATGCAAAACGTCTACAACCTACTTTACAGGGAGGAGGAAAGGGAAATGATACCATTCTGCAAGGCTCATGGAATAGGCATAATACCATGGAGCCCAACCGCAGCAGGCATATTATCAGGTAAGTACTATAAGGATGGTAAGATAGTGGTACCGGAGACTGAAACTAGGGTTAGGCCAGGTAGTGGCGACTACAGGATTTACGTGGAACCACCTGAGAATGCTGAAATTCTTAAGAGGGTAATTGAGGTCGCTAAGAATAAGGGCGCTACACCAACTCAAATAGCCTACGCCTGGCTACTGCATAAGGGTGTTACAGCACCAATAATAGGCACCACTAAGCCTGAGCACGTGGAGGAGGCTGTCGGCGCCATTGGGATAAAGCTTACTGATGATGAGATAAAGTACCTTGAGGAACCATATAAACCAAAGCCAGTCTTCGGCCATAGGTAAGTCACTTAGATAAATCCCTATAAAATCTGTTTTTCAAACTCAACCCTTCCTGCTAATAATGCATACTTTTCATTAATCTTATGAATTATTAGGGGATTAGTCAGTAGCTGAATATTTCATCTTCCTTAAACCAATGGCTTATCTCCCTCTTAGCCTCCTCAGGGCTGTCACTAGCATGCACAATATTCCTTATAGCCCTCTTCTCCCTATTAGCTAAGTCAGGGCTGTCCACTGAGTAATCTCCTCTAATTGTTCCCGGCTCCGCTTTATAGGGTAATGTATTACCTACCAGTTTCCTGACAACCTCAACTGCGTGATTGCCTTCAACAACCATGAGAACTATAGGTGACTCAGTCATGTAGTCCACTAGCCATTTCTTAACTAATTTACCGATCTCAACAGGATCATCTGTGCCTAACTCAACCTTCGCATCAATCCCCATCTCCTTATAACTATTAAGCGTTTTATTGCCAACGCTCCTGAACCAATCAACGTTGCTTGGGTAAAAACCCTCAATCTTCTCCCTACTTGCCCAAGCCATCTTCATAGCCACTATTTTGAGGCCTACTTTCTCAAGCCTCAAAATAACCTCACCCACTAACCCCCTCCTTACACCATCAGGCTTAACTATGACGAGGGTCCTCTCAATGGCCATAGGCGTCATTACCCATACCCCTTTAAAGTGTTTCCGCATGTTAGGAGGGATTAGCTTTAAGGTACTGTTACCTATCCGCCTCAGGTGGGAAGTACCCCCATGAACCGTATATTGACGGTAGGTCCATTAGCCTATACCCCCTTAAACTCTCCATGAATGGCCTAAGGTTATACCAAGATGGGGTAATCATCCTAAGCCTGTAGGGTACATTAGACTTGCCGTCGCTAACTAGAGAGTACAATAATGTTCCTCTGGCTGCTTCAGTAAGCGTAGTTGCCTCCCCCTCAGGTAGTGTTAAGCCTATCAGTAGCCTGAATAGGTAATTCCTAATGTCCTTAGCCACCTTCTCCCTCTCCTTAGGTGGTACCCTGGCCATCAGCTTATTACCTATTACTGGCCCCTCGGGAATGTTCTTAACAGCCTGCCTTATTATATTGAGGCTCTGCCTAATCTCCTCAACCCTCACTAGGAACCTTGAATATGCATCACCCTCATCAGCCACAGGGATCTCCCACTCTAACTGATCATAAACAGCATATGGCCTCGCCTTCCTACTATCATACTCAACACCACAGGCCCTTAGGAATGGGCCAACTGCCCCCAGTTTAATGCACTGGTCCTTGGTTAAGACACCCACGTCCTTCATCCTGCTTATTGTGACAGGATTCTTAGTGAATATTGTGCCTAATTCATCGATCTTCTTCTCAATGAAGAAGGTCATGTTGTAAACGTACCTTAAGGTATCTGGGTGAACATCCCACCTCACGCCACTGGGTATTACAAAGGATATTGTTATCCTAGCCCCAGTCATCCTGGCTAAGGCATCTGTTATGAATTCCCTTAGGCCAAAGCCCCACATGTAGCCTGTTGAATGGCCAAGGAAAACGGCTAATATTCCCGTATCGTAAAGGTGATCACCTATCCTGCTTAACTCATCCATAATAACCCTCAGGTACTGGGCTCTTGGGGGTACGTCTAATTGGCCTAATTCCTCAATGGCCCTAACGTAACCATGATCCATTATTGATGACTCAGCTATTGTAGGGCGCTCCACAAGCGGTATATTATGCACGAAAAGCCTGGTTTCAGCAAGCTTCTCCACAGCCCTATGTACGTAACCCGGGTCCGGTATTGCCTCAACAATGTAGTCACCCTTTAACCTTAGGATAATCCTCATGTGCCCACTACCTGGGTGGGCTGGGCCAATTAAGACGAGGTACTCATCTGACTTATAAGCCTCCTCAACCATGTTCTTGGGAATAGGTAGGAAGAGTGACTTAACCTCGGTAGGCACTTCTACTGGTACGTCAATTGATACTTCACGCTCAGCCACATTAATCACCTCTCCACCACAACCCCCTTAAGCGAGGGGATTCTATACTCCTTCCTAAGTGGATACTTCACAGGTGTATCTGGGTCTAGGATGAAGTTACTCCCCATCCATGGGTTACCGTCAAACCAGACGCCGAATAAGTCATGTAGTTCCCTTTCCTGGTAATCAGCACCAGGGTAAACGTCAATTATTGAGGGTACCTTAGCCTCATCCCTAGGTACATCGAAGTATAGTGTTAGTAGGACTGATTGCAGCTCCTTACTTGAGTACGAGCCAAGCACATACTCCATCCTAAAGACCCCGGCGTTAATTAGGTCTATTACGTTAATTGACTTTATGTGATCGAAGCCCAGTTTAAAGGCTGAGAGTACCGCATCCTTAAGGTGGCTCTGGTTATTCAACATGATGCATAGGTCGTTAATACCCCTTATAGCGGCGTTTTTAACACCATCCTTCAATGATTCCTTAAAACCGTCAATTAACTTCTGCCCAAGCTCCCACTTAATGTTGGCTGCTGGTTTGCAGACATTAATGTCCTTAATTAGCTCGAACTCAATCCTGTGAGGTGGATTAGGGGGTCTTTGTGGTTTATCGGGCTTCAGTACCTTAGTTAGGTCAATTGGGTTTGGCCTTATATTGGGCTTAGCTTCCTTACCCTCAATCTTATTCTGAACCATCCTAATGGCCCTAATCACTGCCTCAGGGGTTGGTGGGCAACCCATAACCCAAGCATCAACAGGTATAATCTCATTAACCTTAACAACATGGTACGAATTCCAGAAGACGCCCCCCTCCATTGCGCATGAGCCCATGGCTATAACGAACTTAGGGTAAGGCATCTGCTCATAAGCAGTCTTAACAACCTTAGCCATCTTCCTAGTTACAGTACCCTCTATTACTATTGAGTTCGTTTGCCTAGGCCCAAATATGGGTAGGAACCCCCACCTCTCAGCGTCATAACCGGGGGCTGAGGTGTGCGCGAACTCCACTCCACAGCATGCTGTCACCAGGTGGGCTGGCCATATTGAGAATTTCGTCCCCCAACTCGCTAATGAATCCGGTAGTAGTTTAATATCCATTCCAATGGACTTTAACGTTATCTTCAGCGTATTAACAGTTGTATCACCCATAATTATCCACAACCTATTGGACTTGTTACGTTTTTAAAAATTACTATTCACCGCTTCTGTTTAAAATAACTCTACGGGGGGCCTCATAGGCCATGTACTTTACGTCATTGTAGGCTACGTATATTAACGGGGAGTAAGTCACAATGAAGGTTATGAAGAGAAGCACGTAACCCATGTTGAAGGGGCTCGTGAACGCTATTGATAATGCAAGCAGAAGCGCTGCAATCGGTTCTACCGTCAGAAACATGAGTAGGAAGCCAACGTACTGCATTGGTAGGGTACTCCTTACAGGTCCTACTGGTACATTACCAGCCTCAAACCTCATAACCTTAACCGGATTAGTTAACCTAACTTTAATTATCCTCCTAATGAGTAGTATTAACCCATCCACCACCAATCCTATGAATACTAGGAAAAGTACAGCCGCTAACGCACCCCAGTAGGCCATATTCATGGCCCCTAGGCTTAGTATTTATGCTTTACCCTCCATCTTAAAGGGTGAGGCTCAACTGTAATAGTATAAAAATAGTATAAAATAGGTTTGCCTAATTACCCCTATGCGTCAGTATCCAGTAGCCTTAATTCATGGGTCTAAGGATCCTGAGTACATTAGTGATGTTGACGAGTTCTTTAAGAGACTTGGCATTAGTTACGTTTTCCTTCTAGGCCATGGTGACGGTACTATACCTGGTTCCTTCCCATTCTTCCTAAACTGGGGTAAGGATTACGAGAATGCATTAAGGGTAGCTGACCATGCGCTTAACCCATTATTAAGTATTGGGGAGTTCATTAATGGTCTTAAGGATTATTTACCAAAAACACTGGTGATGCATGGGTCCAATGAGGCTAAGGCCCTTAAAGGCATTAATGCGCTTAAGGAGGCTGGTTTCGAGGTTAGGCTACTTACCGGTGAACCCAACGTGTACTCAATGAATTGCCCAAGTGAAGCCTACTTACTATTCCTCTTCAGGGGAG is drawn from Caldivirga sp. and contains these coding sequences:
- a CDS encoding sugar phosphate isomerase/epimerase, translating into MKLAFTSLAYPELTLSEVLERTRRFGFDGLELRVADDGQHLKPMYPVPRQELELIKSSGVRLSNLAGYASFAMPNDQERARNEETLRTLILIARELEAPGVRVYGGRVIDDVDKAAERIITSLNRVADFAEDNGVVIMMETHDDWVKAVNLRKLLNGLDGRIGILLDFANVVAAGENLDNVLELVKDRVKHVHVKNFKLVNGKIRYTTPDDSAGLVPIRRVIDYLRGIGFNGYLSVEWEKKWHPELEPGDEVLPKYLSYLRALINA
- a CDS encoding Gfo/Idh/MocA family oxidoreductase, with the translated sequence MPGKVGVGVVGLGAIGVVHARAIKELEQETGWIKLTAVVDQIKARADELGKQLGAKAYYTLDDLVKDPDVDVITIATPSYLHAPQAMYAMEYHKHVIVEKPMAVTLAGAREMVMKAERNHVKLGVIFQERYAPDIAKAKSIISSGGLGKVFLVEAKMMWWRDEKNYYNRDELARSWRGMWETEGGGALTNQGIHTVDLMYWFGGDVSDVVGFYVNASHPSITVEDTAVAALRYRNGALGSLAASVSTQPSNFQFRIIRVYGTEGQLEINDRLITLLATNQGGVQRINPEAKRDTLTQTENLHKTLLRDFLNALREDRDFPINGYEGMRSLEIIKAIYLSSNTGQAIKLPLNQVYII
- a CDS encoding sugar phosphate isomerase/epimerase, whose translation is MFKIGVISDEVSQDLEHALKVISELGATHVEIRDLWGRNVSQLSDSEITEVRNLARKYGLEVSNLDSFIFKIYINDSESHKKHINVLRRVIELSKRLDLKYTRIFTFWWQGELGNYLNQLIELFQPAVELAEREGVYLVVENEYSCIVGTGKEAYEFINRLGSRYVRVLWDPGNAFFARETPYPHGYSAVKDLVMHIHVKDAAVENGHYAWKPIGGGMIDYRGQFKALLDNGYDGVISLETHYVPPSGSKEEGTRESFNGIVKILRELGVAEKVLNFRR
- a CDS encoding sugar phosphate isomerase/epimerase — translated: MAGLRIALQLYSLRDDMPKDPFGTVKAVAEAGFDGVEFAGFYSKSALEWREFLDKVGLEVAGAHLGVNSFIGDELNRTIEYNRLLWNRNLIIPGIPEEWRRGRAGWLKFASMLNDLSRILKSYGMRTGYHNHWLEFQPIEGELPFHLVFSNTDNSVIAQIDIGHAYRAGLSNSDIVELIKRYSGRIVSVHVKDYSKAKGYNVAVGEGELNWPEILSALRKYGGTEWLIIENEEYPYKPPIETVKVSIKNLRNILSTVS
- a CDS encoding Gfo/Idh/MocA family oxidoreductase, with protein sequence MSSGSVAPQVVRVGFVGCGGIVQGAHAPNLAQIPNVKLAACADVDKARVAEFLEKFKLNFYTDYKEMLAKEALDAVVIATPNALHAPVAIDALENGAHVLTEKPMAISLDEAVRMVETARRRQRVLMVGHHMRFERSVQVGRKFITNGRLGKIYHIRALHLRRRGIPSTVTFLQRKYSGGGPMWDIGVHTIDATMFMTNFPKPVSVVGKVYSAFPDKAYMRMNYPVPMTSQFAYTAPMDVEDFAMGLVKFEGDLTMYIEATWATYIKEDRHEVAIIGTEGGIHYEGGSLSYIHSIDEEFITSTPLIGQQQSAYAQEDRAFIDAITKGASKAPYPACTGEQGLLDVAIIEAIYKSAESGREERISIPQSILDSMGW
- a CDS encoding aldo/keto reductase, giving the protein MEYVNLGNTGLKISRICLGAMQFGNTAPWMVELEDARKIWKKAWDLGINCIDTANVYSRGRSEEIVGELVKGMREDVVIATKVFGQMGNGPNDRGLSRKHVMRQISDSLRRLGTDYVDLYQIHRWDYETPIEETLSTLTDLVHQGKVRYIGASSMWTWQFAKAIYTAEMKGYEKFVSMQNVYNLLYREEEREMIPFCKAHGIGIIPWSPTAAGILSGKYYKDGKIVVPETETRVRPGSGDYRIYVEPPENAEILKRVIEVAKNKGATPTQIAYAWLLHKGVTAPIIGTTKPEHVEEAVGAIGIKLTDDEIKYLEEPYKPKPVFGHR
- a CDS encoding nucleoside-diphosphate kinase; its protein translation is MAIERTLVIVKPDGVRRGLVGEVILRLEKVGLKIVAMKMAWASREKIEGFYPSNVDWFRSVGNKTLNSYKEMGIDAKVELGTDDPVEIGKLVKKWLVDYMTESPIVLMVVEGNHAVEVVRKLVGNTLPYKAEPGTIRGDYSVDSPDLANREKRAIRNIVHASDSPEEAKREISHWFKEDEIFSY
- a CDS encoding NADH-quinone oxidoreductase subunit D → MINVAEREVSIDVPVEVPTEVKSLFLPIPKNMVEEAYKSDEYLVLIGPAHPGSGHMRIILRLKGDYIVEAIPDPGYVHRAVEKLAETRLFVHNIPLVERPTIAESSIMDHGYVRAIEELGQLDVPPRAQYLRVIMDELSRIGDHLYDTGILAVFLGHSTGYMWGFGLREFITDALARMTGARITISFVIPSGVRWDVHPDTLRYVYNMTFFIEKKIDELGTIFTKNPVTISRMKDVGVLTKDQCIKLGAVGPFLRACGVEYDSRKARPYAVYDQLEWEIPVADEGDAYSRFLVRVEEIRQSLNIIRQAVKNIPEGPVIGNKLMARVPPKEREKVAKDIRNYLFRLLIGLTLPEGEATTLTEAARGTLLYSLVSDGKSNVPYRLRMITPSWYNLRPFMESLRGYRLMDLPSIYGSWGYFPPEADR
- the nuoB gene encoding NADH-quinone oxidoreductase subunit NuoB — its product is MGDTTVNTLKITLKSIGMDIKLLPDSLASWGTKFSIWPAHLVTACCGVEFAHTSAPGYDAERWGFLPIFGPRQTNSIVIEGTVTRKMAKVVKTAYEQMPYPKFVIAMGSCAMEGGVFWNSYHVVKVNEIIPVDAWVMGCPPTPEAVIRAIRMVQNKIEGKEAKPNIRPNPIDLTKVLKPDKPQRPPNPPHRIEFELIKDINVCKPAANIKWELGQKLIDGFKESLKDGVKNAAIRGINDLCIMLNNQSHLKDAVLSAFKLGFDHIKSINVIDLINAGVFRMEYVLGSYSSKELQSVLLTLYFDVPRDEAKVPSIIDVYPGADYQERELHDLFGVWFDGNPWMGSNFILDPDTPVKYPLRKEYRIPSLKGVVVER
- the ndhC gene encoding NADH-quinone oxidoreductase subunit A, encoding MAYWGALAAVLFLVFIGLVVDGLILLIRRIIKVRLTNPVKVMRFEAGNVPVGPVRSTLPMQYVGFLLMFLTVEPIAALLLALSIAFTSPFNMGYVLLFITFIVTYSPLIYVAYNDVKYMAYEAPRRVILNRSGE